TGAATGTGGGGGTGTTTGGGGGCATTCAAATAGCGGGTAACACTTGGGATAGCTCTTTAAGAGGCCAAATTGAAAACTCGTTTAAAGAATACCCCACTCCCACGAATTTCCAATTTTTATTTAATTTGGGCTTAAGGGCTCATTTTGCCAGCACCATGCACCGCCGGTTTTTGAGCGCGTCCCAAAGCATTCAGCATGGTATGGAATTTGGCGTGAAAATCCCAGCTATCAATCAAAGGTATTTGAGGGCCAATGGGGCTGATGTGGATTACAGGCGTTTGTATGCGTTCTATATCAATTACACGATAGGCTTTTAAGCTCTTTTTAGGGCTTATAAAGAGGCTCTTTACTTTTTTTTGGTATTCTAACAAGCTTTTAGACCATCCAATCTACTTTGTTTTAAGGATAATATTTTATGGCAGATGTCGTTGTGGGGATTCAGTGGGGAGATGAGGGGAAGGGAAAAATTGTTGATAGGATCGCTAAAGATTATGACTTTGTGGTGCGCTATCAAGGCGGGCATAATGCGGGGCATACCATTGTGCATAAGGGGGTTAAGCATTCTTTGCATTTAATGCCCTCAGGAGCGCTATACCCCAAATGCAAGAACATCATTTCTAGCGCGGTGGTCGTGAGTATTAAGGATTTGTGCGAAGAAATCAGTGCGTTTGAGGATTTAGAAAATCGTTTGTTTATCAGCGACAGAGCCCATGTGATCTTGCCTTATCATGCCAAAAAAGACGCTTTTAAAGAAAAGTCTCAAAACATCGGCACGACTAAAAAAGGCATAGGCCCTTGCTATGAGGATAAAATGGCGAGGAGCGGGATAAGAATGGGGGATTTATTAGACGATACCATATTAGAAGAGAAACTAAAAGCGCATTTCAAAGCCATTGAGCCTTTTAAAGAAGCGTATGATTTGGGCGAGGATTACGAAAAAGATTTGAGGGAGTATTTTAAAACTTACGCTCCAAAAATTTGCCCCTTTATCAAAGACACCACAAGCATGCTGATAGAAGCGAACCAAAAGGGTGAAAAAATCCTACTAGAAGGGGCGCAAGGCACGCTTTTAGACATTGATTTAGGGACTTACCCTTTTGTAACAAGCTCTAACACCACGAGCGCTAGCGCATGCGTTAGCACCGGCTTAAACCCTAAAGCGATCAATGAAGTCATAGGTATCACAAAAGCCTATTCTACTCGTGTGGGTAACGGGCCTTTCCCTAGCGAAGACACTACACTCATGGGCGATCATTTAAGGACTAAGGGCGCGGAGTTTGGCACGACAACCAAGCGCCCAAGGCGTTGCGGGTGGCTGGATTTGGTGGCTTTAAAATACGCTTGCGCTTTGAATGGTTGCACGCAATTAGCCTTAATGAAATTAGATGTTTTGGACGGGATTGATGCGATTAAGGTGTGCGTGGCTTATGAAAGAAAGGGCGAAAGATTAGAGGCTTTCCCTAGCGATTTGAGAGATTGCGTGCCGATTTATCAAACTTTTAAAGGCTGGGAAAAAAGCGCGGGCGTGAGAAAATTAGACGATTTAGAGCCAAACGCTAGAGAGTATGTTCGTTTTATTGAAAAAGAAGTGGGGGTGAAAATTGGCCTTATTTCTACAAGCCCTGAAAGAGAAGACACGATTTTTCTATGAAAAAATTCGCTTCTGTGTTGGTGCAATTAAAAACCCTTGCGTTAGAAAAAATAGAACAAAAACTCCAAAACAAACGCCTAGAATTGCAACAAAACGAGCGAGAAATTTTGGACAAACAAGCCCAATTGAGCGCGTTTAAAAACCCTGAGTTGGGGGGAATGAGCCTTTTTTACAAACCCAGCAATTAAAAAGCGCTTTAAGAATGGAGATAGAATATTACCAACAAGAGGGCGAGAATTTAAATAAGGATTTAAAAGTTTTAGAAAAAGATTATTTTTTGGCTAACCAAGAGTTAGAAAAAGCTAAAATCATTTTAGAAAATGAAAAACAAAAAGAAAAGGAAAATTTGGAAAAAAAAGAGCAGGCCCTTTTAGATGAAAACGCCATGATTTTACACTGGCAAAAAGGGGGCTTGCATGCGTAAAATCTTGTTAATGGGCTTGATTTTACAAGCGCTTTTTAGCGAAGAAGCCGCGCAAGAATTGTTGCAATGCTCTGCGATTTTTGAATCTAAAAAAGCCGAATTGAAAGACGATTTGCGCCAATTGAGCGAAAAAGAGCAGTCTTTAAGGATCTTGCAAACCGAAAACGCCCGCCTTTTAGATGAAAAAAGCGATCTATTAAACCAAAAAGAAAAAGAAATAGACGAAAAACTGAAAAATTTAGCGGCTAAAGAAGAAGCCTTTAAAACCTTACAAACAGAAGAAAAGAAACGCCTTAAAAATTTGATAGAAGAAAATGAAGATATTTTAAGAGAAATCAAGCAGGCTAAAGACAGCAAGATTGGCGAGACTTATTCTAAAATGAAGGATTCTAAATCGGCTCTGATTTTAGAAAATCTACCCACTCAAAACGCCTTAGAAATTTTAATGGCGCTAAAACCTCAAGAATTAGGCAAAATTCTAGCCAAAATGGATCCTAAAAAAGCGGCGGCTTTGACAGAGTTGTGGCAAAAACCCCCAAAAGAAAATAAAGAAAATAAAGAAAACCAAAAAACCACAGATCCCACGCCCCCCACACCACCCACGCCTCCTAAAGAGCCAGCCCTAAAAGATCCTAACACCAAAGAGCCAACAGGGGTATGATGTTCATTGTAGCGGTTTTAATGCTGGCGTTTTTAATCTTTGTCCATGAGTTAGGGCATTTTGTTATTGCTAGGATTTGTGGGGTGAAAGTGGAAGTCTTTAGCATTGGTTTTGGTAAAAAACTCTGGTTTTTTAAGCTTTTTGGCACGCAATTCGCTTTGTCTTTGATCCCGCTTGGGGGCTATGTGAAATTAAAGGGCATGGATAAAGAAGAAAAAGAAGTGAATGAAGAAAAAGAAGCGAATGATAGCTACGTGCAAAAAAGCCCTTTCCAAAAGCTATGGATATTGTTTGGGGGGGCGTTTTTTAATTTTCTTTTTGCGATTCTAGTGTATTTTTTTCTGGCATTGAGCGGGGAAAAAGTCTTACTGCCCATCATTGGCGGTTTAGACAAAAACGCGCTAGAAGCCGGGCTATTAAAGGGGGATAAAATCCTTTCTATCAACCATCAAAAAATAGCGAGTTTTAGAGAGATTAGAAGCGTAGTGGCACGCTCTCAAGGCGAGTTAATTTTAGAAATAGAGCGAAACAACCGGATTTTAGAAAAACGCCTAACCCCCAAAATCGTGGCGGTAATAAGCGAATCTAATGATCCTAATGAAATCATCCAATACAAAGCGATAGGCATTAAACCGGACATGCAAAAAATGGGCGTTGTCTCTTATTCCCTAATTCAGGCGTTCAAGCAGGCTTTGAGTCGGTTTAAAGAGGGCGTTGTTTTGATTGTGGATTCTTTAAGGCGTTTGATTATGGGGAGCACTTCAGTTAAGGAATTGAGTGGGGTAATAGGCATTGTGGGAGCGTTAAGCCATGCCAATAGCGTGAGCATGCTTTTGTTGTTTGGGGCGTTTTTGTCTATCAATTTAGGGATTTTAAATTTACTACCCATTCCAACGCTGGATGGGGCGCAAATGCTAGGGGTTGTTTTTAAAAATATTTTTCATATCGCTTTGCCAACACCCATACAAAATGCGTTGTGGCTAGTGGGGGTGGGGTTTTTGGTTTTTGTCATGTTTTTAGGGCTTTTCAATGACATCACTCGTTTGCTATAAAAGGGGGAGTTGATGCATGTATTGAGCGTGAGCGAAATCAATGTGCAAATCAAAGCCCTTTTAGAAGCGACTTTTTTGCAAGTTAGGGTTCAAGGGGAAGTGAGTAATTTGACTATCCATAAGGTGAGCGGCCATGCGTATTTTTCGCTCAAAGACAGCCAGTCGGTTATTAAATGCGTGCTGTTTAAAGGGAACGCTAACAGGATCAAATTCGCTTTAAAAGAAGGGCAGGAAATGGTTGTTTTTGGGGGTGTTAGCGTGTATGTTCCAAGGGGGGATTATCAAATCAATTGCTTTGAAATAGAGCCTAAAGATATAGGTTCATTAACCCTAGCTTTAGAACAATTGAAAGAAAAATTACGCCTTAAAGGCTATTTTGATGAAGCGAATAAATTACCCAAACCGCATTTTCCTAAACGAGTGGCAGTCATCACTTCTCAAAATTCAGCCGCTTGGGCGGACATGAAAAAGATCGCTTCCAAACGATGGCCGATATGCGAATTAGTCTGTATCAACACTTTAATGCAAGGGGAAGGGTGCGTTCAAAGCGTGGTGGAGAGCATCGCTTATGCGGATAGTTTTCATGACACAA
This is a stretch of genomic DNA from Helicobacter pylori. It encodes these proteins:
- the purA gene encoding adenylosuccinate synthase; this encodes MADVVVGIQWGDEGKGKIVDRIAKDYDFVVRYQGGHNAGHTIVHKGVKHSLHLMPSGALYPKCKNIISSAVVVSIKDLCEEISAFEDLENRLFISDRAHVILPYHAKKDAFKEKSQNIGTTKKGIGPCYEDKMARSGIRMGDLLDDTILEEKLKAHFKAIEPFKEAYDLGEDYEKDLREYFKTYAPKICPFIKDTTSMLIEANQKGEKILLEGAQGTLLDIDLGTYPFVTSSNTTSASACVSTGLNPKAINEVIGITKAYSTRVGNGPFPSEDTTLMGDHLRTKGAEFGTTTKRPRRCGWLDLVALKYACALNGCTQLALMKLDVLDGIDAIKVCVAYERKGERLEAFPSDLRDCVPIYQTFKGWEKSAGVRKLDDLEPNAREYVRFIEKEVGVKIGLISTSPEREDTIFL
- a CDS encoding flagellar protein codes for the protein MRKILLMGLILQALFSEEAAQELLQCSAIFESKKAELKDDLRQLSEKEQSLRILQTENARLLDEKSDLLNQKEKEIDEKLKNLAAKEEAFKTLQTEEKKRLKNLIEENEDILREIKQAKDSKIGETYSKMKDSKSALILENLPTQNALEILMALKPQELGKILAKMDPKKAAALTELWQKPPKENKENKENQKTTDPTPPTPPTPPKEPALKDPNTKEPTGV
- the rseP gene encoding RIP metalloprotease RseP → MFIVAVLMLAFLIFVHELGHFVIARICGVKVEVFSIGFGKKLWFFKLFGTQFALSLIPLGGYVKLKGMDKEEKEVNEEKEANDSYVQKSPFQKLWILFGGAFFNFLFAILVYFFLALSGEKVLLPIIGGLDKNALEAGLLKGDKILSINHQKIASFREIRSVVARSQGELILEIERNNRILEKRLTPKIVAVISESNDPNEIIQYKAIGIKPDMQKMGVVSYSLIQAFKQALSRFKEGVVLIVDSLRRLIMGSTSVKELSGVIGIVGALSHANSVSMLLLFGAFLSINLGILNLLPIPTLDGAQMLGVVFKNIFHIALPTPIQNALWLVGVGFLVFVMFLGLFNDITRLL